A single Ignavibacteriales bacterium DNA region contains:
- a CDS encoding class I fructose-bisphosphate aldolase has translation MIDKIQQYLGAEADALLSHKAIVPKETLTLPGPDFVDRVFAASDRNINVLRNLQLLYNTGRLSGSGYLSILPVDQGIEHSAGASFAPNPIYFDPENIVKLAIEGGCNAVASTLGVLGMVARKYAHKIPFVLKINHNELLTYPNKFDQVMFANINQAWDMGCAAIGATIYFGSEESTRQIQEVSEAFAYAHDLGMATILWCYTRNNAFKADKDYHVSADLTGQANHLGVTIGADIIKQKMAENNGGYNAVKFGKTHKKVYSELSTDHPIDLVRYQVMNCYMGKAGLINSGGASGDNDFAEAVKTAVINKRAGGMGLISGRKAFQRPMNEGASLLHAIQDVYLEKEVTIA, from the coding sequence ATGATAGATAAAATCCAGCAATACCTCGGCGCTGAAGCCGATGCACTTCTTTCCCACAAAGCAATTGTCCCAAAAGAAACCCTGACCCTGCCCGGACCGGATTTTGTAGACCGCGTCTTTGCAGCCTCAGACCGTAACATCAATGTTCTGCGTAATCTGCAGCTTCTTTATAATACCGGCCGTCTTTCAGGCAGCGGATATCTTTCAATCCTCCCGGTTGACCAGGGAATTGAGCACTCAGCAGGAGCATCCTTTGCGCCTAACCCGATTTATTTTGACCCCGAAAACATTGTAAAACTCGCTATTGAAGGAGGCTGTAACGCAGTCGCTTCCACACTCGGTGTGCTCGGCATGGTCGCCCGGAAATATGCCCACAAGATTCCTTTCGTTCTGAAAATTAACCACAACGAACTGCTCACCTACCCTAATAAATTTGACCAGGTGATGTTCGCCAATATCAATCAGGCATGGGATATGGGCTGCGCAGCAATAGGCGCCACCATCTATTTCGGCTCGGAAGAAAGCACCCGCCAGATTCAGGAAGTCAGCGAAGCTTTTGCTTACGCTCATGATCTCGGTATGGCTACCATCCTCTGGTGCTACACAAGAAACAATGCATTTAAGGCTGATAAAGATTACCATGTTTCTGCCGACCTTACCGGTCAGGCAAACCACCTCGGTGTTACCATCGGTGCGGATATTATCAAACAGAAGATGGCGGAAAACAACGGCGGATATAACGCGGTTAAATTCGGCAAGACTCACAAGAAAGTTTACAGCGAACTTTCAACTGATCATCCGATAGATCTGGTTCGCTATCAGGTAATGAACTGCTACATGGGCAAAGCCGGCCTTATCAACAGCGGCGGCGCTTCAGGCGATAATGACTTTGCTGAAGCAGTTAAAACCGCGGTTATCAATAAACGCGCTGGCGGCATGGGCCTTATCTCCGGACGCAAAGCTTTCCAGCGCCCGATGAACGAAGGTGCTTCACTGCTGCATGCTATCCAGGATGTCTATCTGGAAAAAGAAGTTACCATAGCATAA
- a CDS encoding exo-alpha-sialidase has product MQKIIVGLILVLTLGEISGQNHGINGNWYQSPKSVPPTVAGAKMGGAVANSMVVTRDGAVIIFYKENGKIFMAGSSDNGNSWLAPAPRQISVTAGMLQTGTASAESDTSGNIHIVWKASEPLGLFHSIYYPLTQNWSEVTSINTQITSSIGFYQITVDRKNRLHVMWQDGNHESANDTAEVYYSCSIDGGLNWSTRLRLSSFDGKPDAFPVADFSGTESDTLLIPWRENSKSASGWDVYGARSTNGGANWQTQQLLAGGQGNQWDPNLVIDKYGRMHLFFHVYPNPNPAYTASVLYIYSLDGGNTWSEQRTISQPLIRSHLVKTAYDFTNNRVWCFWKDERDFNFSTGNPEADIIGLYTQLAGDNLYLSEPEFISDGDSTEYGYHNFKAGDDGIMRAHFFLMVNGEGDSLYYTQRSTVSSAKEADGLSNRFFLLLNNYPNPFNPETTIEYYIPEREIVTIQIYNSLGQKVRNLLQEEKPAGSHKIRFNAEALASGVYYARISAGKHFGFVKMLLLR; this is encoded by the coding sequence ATGCAGAAAATTATTGTTGGTTTAATTTTAGTTTTAACATTGGGAGAAATATCTGGTCAGAATCACGGGATAAACGGAAATTGGTATCAATCACCCAAATCAGTTCCGCCTACTGTGGCGGGTGCAAAAATGGGCGGGGCTGTGGCAAATTCAATGGTAGTTACAAGAGATGGCGCCGTCATAATTTTTTATAAGGAAAACGGAAAAATTTTTATGGCAGGATCATCAGACAACGGAAATAGCTGGCTGGCGCCCGCACCCCGCCAGATATCTGTGACCGCCGGTATGCTGCAGACTGGAACAGCATCTGCTGAAAGTGATACATCAGGAAATATTCACATAGTGTGGAAAGCATCTGAACCTCTGGGGCTTTTTCATAGTATATATTACCCACTAACACAAAACTGGTCTGAGGTCACTTCCATCAACACTCAGATTACAAGCTCGATCGGGTTTTATCAGATAACTGTTGACAGAAAAAACAGACTGCACGTTATGTGGCAGGATGGTAATCACGAATCAGCAAATGATACTGCTGAAGTTTACTACTCTTGTTCCATTGATGGCGGCTTAAACTGGAGCACACGATTGCGGCTAAGTTCATTTGACGGAAAACCGGACGCCTTTCCTGTCGCTGATTTTTCAGGCACTGAATCAGATACATTACTTATACCCTGGAGGGAAAATAGTAAATCTGCTTCGGGGTGGGATGTTTACGGAGCCCGTTCAACAAATGGCGGCGCTAATTGGCAGACGCAACAACTTTTAGCCGGAGGGCAGGGTAACCAATGGGACCCTAATCTGGTGATTGACAAGTATGGCAGAATGCATCTTTTCTTTCACGTATATCCAAACCCTAATCCTGCATATACTGCATCGGTGCTCTATATATATTCACTCGACGGAGGGAATACCTGGTCTGAACAGCGTACCATTTCGCAGCCGTTAATAAGAAGTCACCTTGTTAAAACCGCCTATGATTTTACTAATAACCGTGTCTGGTGTTTCTGGAAGGATGAACGGGATTTTAATTTTTCAACCGGAAATCCGGAAGCAGATATTATAGGACTCTACACCCAGTTAGCAGGTGATAACCTCTATCTGTCAGAGCCAGAATTTATTTCAGACGGAGATTCAACAGAATATGGATATCACAATTTTAAGGCGGGCGATGACGGAATTATGCGGGCTCACTTTTTTTTGATGGTTAACGGAGAAGGTGATTCATTGTACTATACGCAGCGTTCAACAGTTTCATCTGCTAAAGAAGCAGATGGTTTAAGCAATAGATTTTTTCTTTTACTTAATAACTACCCCAACCCATTTAATCCGGAAACAACAATTGAGTACTATATTCCCGAACGAGAAATTGTTACCATTCAGATATATAATTCACTTGGTCAAAAAGTCAGAAATCTTTTACAGGAAGAAAAACCGGCGGGCAGTCACAAAATCCGATTTAATGCTGAAGCCCTGGCCTCGGGTGTTTATTATGCAAGGATATCAGCGGGAAAACACTTCGGATTTGTAAAGATGTTGTTGCTGAGGTGA
- a CDS encoding family 16 glycosylhydrolase, with protein sequence MMKIRMMMLFAIIILIMPYDNFAQGWKLVWSDEFEGTTLDPSNWTRETGGGGWGNNELQYYTDREVNSFVSNGKLTIKAMQESFGGRNYTSARLKTQGKRFFKYGKIEAYIKLPYGQGIWPAFWMLGESISQVGWPACGEIDIMEMIGGGPGRDNTVHGTAHWDNNGHQSYGLSYTLPAGNLSDAFHLYTVTWDQQKIEWYIDNIKYCTMSITPAFLSEFKENHFIILNVAVGGNWPGNPNASTVFPQTMEVDYVRVYKDTLGLPSINMLSPGDGSIFSPGETINLTANVTSATAIRKVEFFQDAVKIGETSVAPYTLPWRNVQPGCYRVKAVATTISGGSSETDPVTLKVGDQCVQASFRGYRQKVPGRIEAENFDLGGNGVAYYDATAGNTGGVYRALDAVDIQNCTDAGGGYNIGWVSAGEWLEYSIYAAEAGNYTFTLRTASAAAATGTMRVYIDDIDVSGLLTVPLTGNWQTWANVSKPNIPLTQGNHTLKIFIASGEYNINYADILLTETPVFLRLTSPAGGEVYTAGSVQEITWESAGFSDVAVGLTTNDGATWAPVNNDYPAVFGVIRFQVPSVPSNNCKVMIVDRLNSSLSAVSPASFTITAATGAEESQDAVSDFRLFQNYPNPFNPSTTIRYQLPESGYIRLRIYNSMGQQTAVLVNQPQTAGSHTVSFDASNLPTGVYFCSLVSGGFKQTIQMVLMK encoded by the coding sequence ATGATGAAAATTCGCATGATGATGCTTTTTGCTATTATTATTTTAATAATGCCTTATGATAATTTTGCGCAAGGCTGGAAACTTGTCTGGTCTGATGAGTTCGAAGGCACTACGCTTGACCCTTCCAACTGGACCCGCGAGACCGGCGGAGGAGGCTGGGGCAATAACGAACTGCAATACTACACCGACCGCGAGGTTAATTCTTTTGTTTCCAACGGCAAACTGACCATTAAGGCAATGCAGGAAAGTTTCGGCGGAAGAAACTATACTTCAGCCCGTCTTAAAACACAGGGGAAGCGGTTTTTCAAATACGGCAAAATAGAAGCATATATAAAACTCCCCTATGGTCAGGGCATCTGGCCGGCATTCTGGATGCTGGGAGAAAGCATCTCTCAGGTCGGCTGGCCTGCCTGCGGAGAAATTGACATTATGGAAATGATTGGCGGCGGCCCGGGACGCGATAACACCGTCCACGGTACCGCTCACTGGGATAACAACGGCCACCAAAGCTACGGCCTCAGTTACACTCTGCCTGCAGGAAATCTCTCCGATGCGTTTCATTTATATACCGTAACCTGGGATCAGCAGAAAATTGAGTGGTATATAGACAACATAAAATACTGCACCATGTCAATCACACCGGCTTTCCTGAGCGAGTTTAAGGAAAATCACTTTATTATTCTTAATGTCGCCGTCGGGGGCAACTGGCCGGGCAACCCGAATGCATCAACGGTTTTCCCGCAGACAATGGAGGTTGATTATGTCCGGGTATATAAAGATACTCTCGGGCTTCCCTCTATCAATATGCTCAGTCCCGGTGACGGCTCCATCTTTTCTCCGGGTGAAACAATCAATCTCACAGCAAATGTAACATCAGCAACAGCTATCCGCAAAGTTGAGTTTTTTCAGGATGCAGTAAAAATTGGTGAAACATCAGTGGCTCCGTATACACTCCCCTGGCGAAATGTGCAGCCCGGATGCTACCGGGTAAAGGCAGTCGCCACCACCATCTCCGGCGGAAGCAGTGAAACTGATCCTGTAACGCTTAAAGTAGGTGACCAGTGTGTGCAGGCTTCGTTCAGAGGATACCGCCAAAAAGTACCCGGACGCATTGAAGCAGAAAACTTTGATCTCGGGGGCAATGGTGTTGCTTATTATGACGCAACCGCGGGCAATACCGGCGGTGTTTACCGCGCTCTTGATGCTGTGGATATTCAAAATTGTACCGATGCGGGAGGCGGATATAATATCGGCTGGGTCTCAGCAGGTGAATGGCTTGAATACAGCATCTACGCTGCTGAGGCCGGCAACTATACCTTTACGCTCCGTACCGCTTCCGCAGCCGCGGCAACAGGCACCATGCGGGTATATATAGATGATATTGACGTGAGCGGGCTCCTTACCGTACCACTCACCGGTAACTGGCAGACCTGGGCCAACGTTTCCAAGCCAAACATCCCGCTTACACAGGGTAACCATACTCTCAAAATCTTTATTGCATCCGGAGAATACAATATCAATTATGCTGATATCCTTCTGACCGAAACTCCCGTCTTCCTGCGGCTCACTTCCCCTGCCGGCGGTGAAGTATATACGGCAGGCAGTGTTCAGGAAATCACATGGGAAAGCGCCGGATTTTCAGACGTTGCCGTTGGCCTTACGACCAACGATGGAGCTACCTGGGCTCCGGTGAATAATGATTACCCCGCAGTCTTTGGAGTTATCAGATTTCAGGTTCCCTCTGTTCCATCAAATAACTGCAAAGTGATGATTGTTGACCGCTTGAATTCATCTCTGAGTGCGGTCTCCCCTGCATCATTTACCATAACCGCAGCAACCGGCGCTGAGGAGAGCCAGGATGCGGTTTCTGATTTCCGGTTATTTCAGAACTATCCAAATCCTTTTAACCCTTCAACCACCATCAGATATCAGCTTCCTGAAAGCGGATATATACGCCTGAGAATATATAACAGTATGGGGCAGCAAACCGCAGTTCTGGTAAACCAACCGCAGACAGCCGGTTCACACACCGTTTCATTTGACGCATCCAATCTTCCCACCGGAGTATATTTCTGCTCCCTTGTAAGCGGCGGCTTCAAACAAACCATACAGATGGTTTTAATGAAGTAA
- a CDS encoding DUF2062 domain-containing protein translates to MRKTINWLSRFLERYPKVKAQIRYLIHFPGGAGEMAWSSAIGAFIGVAVPEGLQTITSLGSSYLFRMNFLVITFFTLITNPLTVIPIYLASFRLGEIITEMEITAGQIEQLFREPGITAALELGTNGAIIFLSGSAVHGLFWGGVWYILMFALYPKLKRLMKK, encoded by the coding sequence ATGAGAAAAACGATTAACTGGCTTTCCAGGTTCCTGGAGCGTTATCCCAAAGTTAAGGCGCAAATAAGGTATCTCATTCATTTCCCCGGCGGGGCAGGAGAAATGGCGTGGAGCTCTGCCATTGGGGCATTTATTGGTGTTGCGGTTCCGGAAGGGTTGCAGACGATCACCTCGCTTGGTTCCTCGTATCTTTTCCGGATGAATTTTTTGGTGATAACATTTTTCACTCTGATCACCAATCCTCTGACCGTTATTCCGATTTATCTGGCATCCTTCAGACTCGGGGAGATAATTACGGAAATGGAAATCACGGCCGGACAGATTGAGCAGCTGTTTCGTGAACCGGGTATCACTGCCGCGCTTGAACTTGGTACAAACGGTGCGATTATTTTTCTTTCCGGATCAGCGGTGCATGGGTTATTCTGGGGAGGGGTTTGGTATATATTGATGTTTGCACTTTACCCAAAACTGAAGCGGTTAATGAAAAAATGA
- a CDS encoding ATP-dependent helicase, with translation MKVRLLRIMKLTDEQKHIIETEGDIKINAVAGSGKTTTITHYAKARPSGKRILYLAFNKSVKNEATLRFEKMGMENVRVSTAHSLAYSHIVPKYGYKIGEIPRPSDLIGMLSIRGGKSYKDMLAIAYHTLSLASYFCNSSAQKVRDLNYLAHIGHDEQYTFVEQHYDKIISYARAYLAKMDAGEIDITHDFYLKKFQLEAPSLPYEYILFDEGQDASAAMLDVFLKQRGTKVIVGDSHQQIYSWRYAVNSMELAQFPTLHLTQSFRFPQKIADIAISALKYKNLIDRHSPVTIQGRGKGKGTGVAATIARTNLMLLISAIENVIEKRLHKNIYFEGGMHSYLRNEEGGSIYDVYNLYNEDKSRIKDELIKGMKDIDELEEYAKLTGDYLLTSLVDVVKKYRDDLPGYLKSLRGKCLPDENRHKADMIYTTVHKSKGLEYPKVSLVRDFINEKKIKSQLEEAELEKTPPDFDAINEEINILYVGITRAMNEIVIPREIHPDFQGADAKPMPPEPSERKQQQRQSQKNPALPHRGQPWDEEEEYRMIELFEDDHEIEAIARILGRTPTAIRMRLEKRGLL, from the coding sequence TTGAAAGTCAGATTATTGCGAATTATGAAACTCACTGACGAACAGAAACATATCATTGAAACCGAAGGGGATATCAAAATAAATGCCGTTGCGGGATCGGGGAAAACTACAACCATCACCCATTACGCAAAAGCACGCCCCTCAGGCAAACGTATTCTTTATCTTGCGTTTAATAAATCGGTAAAAAATGAAGCAACCCTCCGCTTCGAAAAAATGGGAATGGAAAATGTCCGAGTTTCCACAGCGCATTCACTGGCTTATTCACATATAGTTCCGAAGTACGGATACAAAATCGGAGAAATACCGCGTCCTTCGGACCTGATAGGCATGCTCAGCATCAGAGGGGGAAAATCATACAAAGATATGCTTGCAATAGCATACCATACACTCTCCCTGGCCTCCTATTTCTGCAACAGTTCTGCTCAGAAAGTGCGGGATCTGAATTACCTGGCACATATTGGTCATGATGAGCAGTACACATTCGTGGAACAGCATTACGACAAAATTATCAGCTATGCACGCGCATATCTGGCTAAAATGGATGCTGGTGAAATTGACATTACGCATGATTTCTATCTGAAAAAGTTTCAGCTTGAAGCCCCGTCTCTTCCGTATGAATATATACTCTTTGACGAAGGGCAGGATGCTTCCGCGGCCATGCTGGACGTTTTTCTTAAACAGAGGGGAACAAAAGTAATCGTCGGCGACTCCCATCAGCAGATATACAGCTGGCGCTATGCTGTGAACTCGATGGAGCTTGCGCAGTTCCCAACGCTTCATCTCACGCAAAGCTTCCGTTTTCCGCAAAAGATTGCCGATATAGCCATCAGCGCGCTGAAATATAAAAACCTGATTGACCGTCATTCCCCCGTTACCATACAGGGGCGCGGCAAGGGGAAGGGCACCGGAGTAGCGGCAACCATAGCCCGCACTAATCTGATGCTCCTTATTTCCGCTATTGAAAACGTCATCGAAAAACGCCTCCATAAAAATATCTATTTTGAGGGGGGAATGCACAGTTATCTGCGCAATGAAGAAGGTGGTTCAATTTATGATGTATATAACCTGTATAACGAAGATAAGTCCCGCATTAAGGATGAGCTCATCAAGGGGATGAAGGATATCGACGAACTTGAAGAATACGCAAAGCTCACAGGCGACTATCTGCTGACCTCGCTGGTGGATGTGGTAAAAAAATACCGGGATGACCTCCCCGGCTATCTGAAATCATTGCGGGGGAAATGTCTCCCCGATGAGAACCGCCACAAAGCAGATATGATATATACAACAGTGCATAAAAGCAAGGGGCTGGAGTATCCGAAAGTATCTCTGGTAAGAGACTTCATCAACGAAAAGAAAATTAAAAGCCAGCTTGAGGAAGCCGAACTGGAAAAAACACCGCCTGATTTTGACGCCATAAACGAAGAGATAAATATCCTTTATGTGGGGATTACCCGCGCCATGAATGAGATTGTTATCCCGCGTGAAATCCACCCGGATTTTCAGGGTGCGGATGCTAAACCAATGCCCCCCGAGCCCTCAGAACGGAAACAGCAGCAGCGTCAGAGCCAGAAAAATCCCGCGCTCCCGCACCGCGGCCAGCCCTGGGATGAGGAAGAAGAATACCGGATGATTGAGCTCTTTGAAGACGATCACGAGATAGAAGCGATTGCGCGCATCCTTGGCCGCACCCCCACCGCTATCCGCATGCGTCTGGAAAAACGCGGGCTACTTTAA
- a CDS encoding winged helix-turn-helix transcriptional regulator, whose product MELEKEIKQTTFSSIYHKMALNILFTAHWIEYRNACFMKPWGITPQQYNILRILRGQYPKPASVNLLIDRMLDKMSNASRLVEKLRVKGLVSRHECAEDRRQVDVLITEHGLSLLKEIDKEMDEQQKFSEMLTEAEAAELNRLLEKLRG is encoded by the coding sequence ATGGAACTCGAAAAAGAAATAAAGCAGACAACATTTAGCAGCATTTATCACAAAATGGCGCTGAATATTCTTTTTACTGCTCACTGGATCGAGTACAGGAATGCCTGTTTTATGAAGCCCTGGGGAATCACCCCCCAGCAATATAATATTCTGCGAATCCTGCGGGGTCAGTATCCGAAGCCAGCTTCAGTAAATCTGCTGATTGACCGGATGCTGGATAAAATGTCCAATGCCAGCCGCCTTGTTGAAAAACTGCGGGTTAAAGGGCTGGTAAGCCGTCATGAATGCGCGGAGGACAGGCGTCAGGTGGATGTTCTTATCACTGAACACGGGCTGTCGCTTCTTAAAGAAATTGACAAGGAGATGGATGAACAGCAGAAGTTCTCGGAAATGCTTACGGAAGCCGAAGCGGCTGAACTAAACCGTCTGCTTGAAAAACTGAGAGGATAG
- a CDS encoding AAA family ATPase: MYIERVEVWNFRSLKYANVKLTSFVVFVGQNDVGKSNILKALNLFFNQETEVGMPFNFVNDFAKDHKTSLKKAKEVVIKVIFSPPSSYKGHEKKVVWTKRWRESGLQSGKETLRTADNRSIPQNSKMESWVRNLKFQYVPAIKDDNHFGKLLATLYDTLYTNINEDLIIAGDNFIKNIRSHTTELTKELSDKLNFQSAIQLPSDLSGLFSTLDFETDIASSKVPLKSRGDGIKSKHIPIILKFISKKSNMHYTRGSVMRNTIWGYEEPENSLEFARAIELADHFKEYSKDIQILVTTHSPVFYSLAKNDVGISTYFVNKDDSGITTDFQQIDDEKFDIIDKELGMLTFLEPHVKNYRDQISSYEAILAEIKKDDLPVVFVEGETDAMILSTAWAKLYNTKPMPFKITPAFDCYFIGNMFRRGDIFKNNPKKIFIGLLDFDSAFKEWERVLQLSIKKQDKQVLVYKNFVEEELNGLTLSHSNGRGFLSLLPVPSFRKDYARKDFKDDSVHCIETMFKDELIKDFCVLCELPGNGKVYKIKDSKKKKKFADNVKNFDKKDFDSFKAIFNLINKILSSKN, encoded by the coding sequence TTGTACATTGAAAGAGTTGAGGTTTGGAATTTTCGCTCACTTAAATATGCCAATGTCAAGCTCACGTCATTTGTTGTTTTTGTGGGCCAAAATGACGTGGGGAAGTCAAATATATTAAAGGCGCTTAACCTTTTTTTCAATCAAGAAACAGAAGTTGGAATGCCTTTTAATTTTGTCAATGATTTTGCAAAAGATCATAAAACGAGTCTCAAAAAGGCAAAAGAAGTTGTAATTAAAGTGATATTTTCTCCGCCCTCTTCTTATAAAGGTCATGAAAAGAAAGTTGTTTGGACAAAAAGGTGGAGAGAATCGGGGCTACAGTCTGGAAAAGAAACCTTAAGAACGGCCGATAATAGGAGTATTCCCCAAAATTCAAAAATGGAGTCATGGGTTCGAAATCTCAAATTTCAATATGTTCCTGCAATAAAAGATGATAATCATTTCGGCAAATTACTTGCCACATTATATGATACTCTTTACACTAATATAAATGAAGACTTAATCATCGCAGGAGATAACTTCATAAAGAATATTCGCTCCCACACGACTGAATTAACTAAAGAATTGTCTGATAAGTTAAATTTTCAAAGCGCAATTCAGTTACCCTCTGATTTATCAGGGTTGTTTTCAACATTAGACTTTGAGACCGATATAGCTTCAAGTAAAGTACCTTTAAAATCTAGAGGTGATGGTATAAAATCTAAGCATATACCTATTATCTTGAAATTTATCTCAAAAAAAAGCAATATGCACTACACAAGAGGATCCGTTATGCGTAATACTATTTGGGGCTATGAGGAACCCGAGAATAGTCTTGAATTTGCACGTGCAATTGAATTAGCTGATCACTTTAAGGAATATAGTAAAGATATTCAGATATTAGTAACCACCCACTCTCCTGTATTTTATTCATTAGCAAAGAATGATGTCGGGATCAGCACTTACTTTGTAAACAAAGACGATTCTGGAATTACAACAGATTTTCAACAAATAGATGATGAGAAATTCGATATAATTGACAAAGAACTTGGAATGCTAACTTTTTTGGAACCACATGTAAAAAATTATCGAGATCAGATAAGTTCTTACGAAGCAATATTGGCTGAGATTAAAAAGGATGATCTACCTGTCGTGTTTGTCGAAGGGGAGACAGACGCTATGATATTATCAACTGCTTGGGCAAAACTATATAACACTAAACCGATGCCCTTTAAAATTACTCCTGCTTTCGATTGTTATTTTATAGGTAATATGTTTAGAAGAGGTGATATTTTTAAGAATAATCCTAAAAAAATCTTTATTGGCTTGCTTGATTTTGATAGTGCCTTCAAAGAATGGGAGAGAGTTTTACAATTAAGTATCAAAAAACAAGATAAGCAGGTTTTGGTATATAAAAATTTTGTTGAAGAAGAACTTAATGGATTAACTTTAAGCCATAGTAATGGTAGAGGTTTTCTGAGTCTTTTACCTGTGCCCAGTTTTCGTAAAGATTATGCGAGAAAGGATTTCAAGGACGATTCAGTTCATTGCATAGAAACGATGTTTAAGGACGAGCTAATTAAAGATTTTTGTGTGTTATGTGAATTACCTGGAAATGGCAAGGTTTACAAAATTAAAGATAGTAAAAAGAAGAAAAAATTTGCAGATAATGTAAAGAATTTTGATAAGAAAGATTTTGATTCATTTAAGGCTATTTTTAACCTTATTAATAAAATACTAAGTAGTAAAAATTAA